In Deltaproteobacteria bacterium, a genomic segment contains:
- a CDS encoding superoxide dismutase family protein: MQILPVVVALTFGVVGASLSVQAEPQKRATADIINCTDQRPLGKLQLTERPSAQGVKLVDVAVQVDGLPDGVHAVHIHETGDCAPCGDAGGHFDPGPSGNPSPDGNHPFHMGDLVNLEVKNGRGVLETTTNRVTLSPGPLSLFDGNGSALIIHVNPDTYCPNGETQGCAGGPRAACGVITPLE; this comes from the coding sequence ATGCAAATTCTCCCTGTTGTCGTTGCCCTGACGTTCGGTGTGGTTGGCGCAAGCCTGTCCGTCCAGGCCGAACCGCAGAAACGGGCGACGGCTGACATCATCAACTGCACTGACCAACGCCCGCTGGGCAAGCTCCAACTGACCGAGCGGCCGTCAGCTCAGGGCGTCAAACTCGTTGACGTAGCCGTACAAGTGGACGGGTTACCGGACGGCGTACACGCCGTTCATATTCATGAGACTGGAGATTGCGCGCCCTGTGGGGATGCCGGCGGTCATTTCGATCCCGGACCGTCCGGCAACCCGTCACCTGACGGCAACCATCCGTTCCACATGGGGGACTTGGTAAACCTTGAAGTAAAAAACGGGCGCGGCGTGCTGGAAACCACCACAAACCGCGTCACGCTCAGTCCGGGACCGCTCAGTCTCTTCGACGGGAACGGCAGTGCGCTCATCATTCACGTCAATCCGGACACCTACTGCCCAAACGGTGAAACGCAAGGTTGCGCCGGGGGTCCCCGCGCCGCGTGCGGGGTGATTACTCCGCTCGAATAA